In one Burkholderiales bacterium GJ-E10 genomic region, the following are encoded:
- a CDS encoding twitching motility protein PilT, with the protein MRLPIALFIPWLVFFTIKRPVAGIICLILQLTLIGWIPATIWAVYALSQYKTDQKIKQAIEAVGVSAAPAN; encoded by the coding sequence ATGCGTCTTCCGATTGCCCTGTTCATCCCCTGGCTCGTGTTCTTCACCATCAAGCGGCCCGTCGCCGGAATCATCTGCCTGATCCTCCAGCTCACCCTGATCGGCTGGATCCCCGCGACGATCTGGGCGGTCTATGCGTTGAGCCAGTACAAAACCGACCAGAAGATCAAGCAAGCCATCGAAGCCGTGGGCGTCAGCGCCGCGCCGGCGAACTAA
- a CDS encoding D-(-)-3-hydroxybutyrate oligomer hydrolase yields the protein MTETPRFHAVRCLDATGFHTMRYAQWGDPTNPRAVICVHGLNRVGRDFDHLARALSARYRVVCPDLPGRGTSDWLRDPQGYGIEPTAADLVTLIARLDVETVAWVGTSFGGLIGIALAGLAQSPITRLVINDIGPHLEWTGLAQIGAHLGRDPRFASVEEAVAYQRTVSAGAAMRNDAEWREMTLSVLKRDGDGYVFHYDPAIAEVLRAMDPKALRAAEQQMWQRYDAIACPTLLLHGEKSDILGADTVAAMQRRGPRPQVVTVPGVGHAPMFFDSAQIAAVRDFLFAEAG from the coding sequence ATGACCGAAACGCCCCGCTTCCATGCCGTCCGCTGCCTCGACGCCACAGGGTTCCACACCATGCGCTACGCGCAGTGGGGCGACCCCACCAACCCGCGCGCGGTGATCTGCGTACATGGCTTGAACCGCGTGGGGCGCGACTTCGACCACCTGGCGCGCGCGTTGAGCGCCCGGTACCGGGTGGTCTGCCCGGATCTTCCGGGGCGGGGCACCAGCGACTGGCTGCGGGATCCGCAAGGGTATGGGATCGAGCCGACCGCTGCCGACCTGGTTACGCTCATCGCCCGCCTCGACGTGGAAACGGTCGCCTGGGTCGGAACCTCGTTCGGTGGCTTGATCGGTATCGCCCTCGCGGGGCTTGCGCAATCCCCGATCACGCGGCTGGTCATCAACGACATCGGCCCCCATCTCGAATGGACCGGCCTGGCGCAGATCGGCGCCCATCTCGGCCGCGACCCCCGGTTCGCATCGGTCGAGGAGGCGGTGGCCTATCAGCGCACGGTTTCGGCCGGCGCGGCGATGCGCAACGATGCGGAGTGGCGCGAGATGACGCTCTCGGTGCTCAAGCGCGATGGCGACGGCTACGTGTTCCACTACGACCCCGCGATCGCCGAGGTCCTGCGTGCGATGGACCCGAAGGCGTTGCGCGCCGCCGAACAGCAGATGTGGCAGCGCTACGACGCGATCGCCTGCCCGACCTTGCTGCTGCATGGAGAAAAATCCGACATCCTGGGTGCGGACACCGTTGCGGCGATGCAGCGTCGCGGGCCGCGGCCGCAGGTCGTCACCGTTCCGGGGGTCGGTCACGCACCGATGTTCTTCGATTCGGCTCAGATCGCCGCGGTGCGCGATTTCCTGTTCGCGGAGGCCGGATGA
- a CDS encoding GTP diphosphokinase, whose protein sequence is MSRDDGNRGAPTDAPPVHPDPAHARELAFSLYADRTLETGEPLAAHADGLARIVQTVRTDPDLAAAAYLFAADTVMRDADRWLRSHFGASVARLVADLRQLRQLSETVRARSGRDDPATRDRAAAAAQEEALRRMVLAMANDLRVVLLRLASRLQTLRYLAAVRHPRAEEYARETRMLYAPLANRLGIWQLKWEMEDLALRFLEPETYQRIARALEEKRGQREQRVQDAETTLRDLLAAHGIAGEVSGRPKHIASIAAKMRLKNLPFERVFDQRALRVLVDRVEQCYEVLALAHQRWRQIESEYDDYIARPKANGYQSLHTVVEDDDGRPLEIQIRTRAMHERAELGVAAHWQYKEGGKGRGGGDAARAEQETVAWLRRLLDWREEVERDGGAPGAEGPDVAPAAARVYALTPEGRVVDLPAGATPVDFAYAIHTELGHRCRGARVDGALVPLHTALRTGQTVKILAAHAGGPSRDWLNPELGFTASPRSRAKVRQWFHAQEHEQSVAAGREIVQRELQRLGKTAINQEDLAHRMGFRAAEDLYVAATKDEFNLRSVEHALDGGSTEAATEEPVFPARAPSASEAHGRGAILVVGVDSLLTGLARCCRPIPPDPIIGFVTRGRGVSVHRADCPNARTLLARHPERVIEVAWEAHARGEERAFPAEVVVFANDRQGLLRDISEVFSREKLNVVGVNTATRRGQAHMRFTVEVPDRAALRRCLAQLAEVKGVVIARRA, encoded by the coding sequence ATGAGCCGGGACGACGGAAACCGCGGCGCCCCGACCGACGCGCCGCCGGTCCATCCCGATCCGGCGCACGCTCGGGAACTGGCCTTTTCCTTGTACGCCGACCGGACGCTGGAGACCGGCGAGCCGCTGGCCGCGCACGCCGATGGCCTCGCCCGGATCGTGCAGACCGTTCGCACCGATCCCGACCTCGCCGCCGCGGCCTATCTGTTCGCCGCCGACACGGTGATGCGCGATGCCGACCGCTGGCTGCGCAGCCACTTCGGCGCGTCGGTGGCGCGGCTCGTCGCCGATCTGCGGCAGCTGCGCCAGCTTTCCGAAACGGTGCGGGCGCGCAGCGGCCGGGACGATCCCGCGACGCGCGACCGCGCCGCCGCCGCCGCGCAGGAGGAAGCCCTGCGCCGCATGGTGCTGGCGATGGCCAACGATCTGCGCGTCGTCCTCCTGCGGCTGGCGTCGCGCCTGCAGACCTTGCGCTATCTCGCCGCCGTGCGCCATCCCCGTGCCGAGGAATACGCGCGCGAAACCCGGATGCTCTACGCGCCGCTGGCCAATCGCCTCGGAATCTGGCAACTGAAATGGGAGATGGAGGATCTTGCGCTGCGGTTCCTCGAGCCGGAAACCTATCAGCGGATCGCACGGGCGCTCGAAGAGAAGCGCGGGCAGCGCGAACAACGGGTGCAGGACGCCGAGACGACGCTGCGCGATCTGCTTGCCGCCCACGGCATCGCGGGCGAGGTGAGCGGGCGGCCCAAGCACATCGCCAGCATCGCCGCCAAGATGCGGTTGAAGAATCTTCCGTTCGAGCGCGTGTTCGACCAGCGGGCGCTGCGCGTGCTCGTCGATCGCGTCGAGCAGTGCTACGAGGTCCTCGCGCTGGCGCACCAGCGCTGGCGCCAGATCGAAAGCGAGTACGACGACTACATCGCCCGGCCCAAGGCCAACGGCTATCAGTCGCTGCATACGGTGGTGGAGGACGACGACGGGCGACCGCTGGAGATCCAGATCCGCACGCGGGCAATGCACGAACGCGCCGAACTGGGCGTCGCGGCGCATTGGCAGTACAAGGAAGGCGGCAAGGGCCGCGGCGGGGGCGACGCTGCGCGTGCCGAACAGGAGACGGTCGCCTGGCTGCGCCGCCTGCTCGATTGGCGGGAGGAGGTCGAACGCGACGGCGGCGCGCCCGGTGCCGAGGGGCCGGACGTGGCACCGGCCGCCGCACGGGTCTACGCGCTGACGCCGGAGGGCAGGGTGGTGGACCTGCCCGCGGGCGCGACCCCCGTCGATTTCGCCTACGCCATCCATACCGAACTCGGTCACCGCTGCCGCGGGGCGCGGGTCGACGGCGCGCTGGTGCCGCTCCATACCGCGCTGCGCACCGGCCAGACGGTGAAGATCCTTGCCGCGCATGCCGGCGGGCCGAGCCGCGACTGGCTCAACCCCGAACTCGGATTCACCGCGAGCCCACGGTCGCGCGCCAAGGTGCGGCAGTGGTTCCATGCGCAGGAACACGAACAGTCGGTCGCCGCCGGCCGCGAGATCGTGCAGCGCGAACTCCAGCGCCTGGGCAAGACCGCGATCAACCAGGAGGATCTCGCGCACCGGATGGGATTCCGCGCCGCCGAGGATCTCTACGTCGCCGCGACCAAGGACGAATTCAACCTGCGCAGCGTCGAGCACGCGCTCGACGGCGGCAGCACCGAGGCGGCGACGGAGGAGCCGGTTTTTCCGGCGCGGGCGCCTTCGGCATCGGAAGCCCACGGGCGGGGTGCGATCCTGGTGGTCGGCGTCGACTCGCTGCTGACCGGCCTTGCGCGCTGCTGCCGCCCGATCCCGCCGGATCCCATCATCGGCTTCGTCACCCGCGGGCGGGGCGTGTCGGTCCATCGCGCGGATTGCCCGAATGCGCGCACGCTGCTCGCGCGCCATCCCGAGCGGGTGATCGAGGTCGCCTGGGAAGCGCATGCCCGCGGCGAAGAACGCGCCTTCCCGGCCGAGGTGGTGGTGTTCGCCAACGACCGCCAGGGCCTGCTGCGCGACATCTCGGAAGTGTTCTCGCGCGAAAAGCTCAACGTCGTCGGCGTCAACACCGCGACCCGCCGCGGTCAGGCGCACATGCGCTTCACGGTGGAGGTGCCGGACAGGGCGGCGTTGCGCCGCTGCCTGGCGCAGCTGGCGGAGGTGAAAGGCGTGGTGATCGCGCGCCGGGCGTGA
- a CDS encoding putative MFS-type transporter, with the protein MAKRSRRKAHGGFPLRRVLAGRRRSGEWAEVLRWLFARRPAEDTGGIYLAPF; encoded by the coding sequence ATGGCGAAGCGGTCGCGGCGTAAGGCGCACGGCGGCTTCCCGCTGCGCCGGGTCCTTGCGGGCCGTCGGCGCAGCGGCGAGTGGGCCGAAGTCCTGCGCTGGCTCTTTGCCCGGCGGCCCGCGGAGGATACGGGCGGGATCTACCTCGCGCCGTTTTAG
- a CDS encoding ornithine-acyl[acyl carrier protein] N-acyltransferase — MLQTDADAIAGATLDPRAANAVLTVGLARTASEVEEAQRLRYDVFAQEMGAQLAGGADDGIDRDEFDAYCDHLLVRDRDSAKVIGTYRILPPHRSQLIGRLYSESEFDLARFAHLRPSLIEVGRSCVHPDYRTGAAILMLWAGLARYMRRGRYRHLIGCASAPLADGGMQAASLRDTLQYYLADPEYRVFPRVPFPHERFARASQPEMPPLIKGYLRLGARVCGEPAWDPDFNSADFLIWLSLDNLKPRYARHFELLAAHGEAVAA; from the coding sequence ATGCTGCAAACCGATGCCGATGCGATCGCCGGCGCAACGCTGGACCCCCGCGCCGCAAACGCCGTACTGACGGTAGGACTTGCCCGGACCGCAAGCGAGGTGGAGGAAGCGCAACGCCTGCGCTACGACGTCTTCGCGCAGGAAATGGGAGCACAACTCGCCGGCGGAGCCGACGACGGGATCGATCGCGACGAATTCGACGCGTATTGCGACCATCTCCTGGTGCGCGATCGCGACAGCGCCAAGGTGATCGGCACCTACCGGATTCTGCCGCCCCACCGCAGCCAGTTGATCGGCCGCCTCTACTCCGAGTCGGAGTTCGATCTGGCGCGTTTTGCACACCTGCGCCCGTCCTTGATCGAGGTCGGCCGCTCCTGCGTGCACCCAGACTATCGGACCGGTGCGGCGATCCTGATGCTGTGGGCGGGGCTGGCGCGCTACATGCGCCGTGGGCGCTACCGCCACCTGATCGGCTGCGCGAGCGCGCCGCTCGCCGACGGCGGCATGCAGGCCGCGTCGCTGCGCGACACCCTGCAGTATTACCTCGCCGATCCGGAATACCGCGTGTTCCCGCGCGTGCCCTTCCCGCACGAGCGCTTCGCCCGGGCGTCGCAGCCGGAAATGCCGCCGCTCATCAAAGGCTATCTGCGCCTGGGTGCGCGGGTCTGCGGCGAGCCCGCGTGGGATCCGGACTTCAACAGCGCGGATTTCCTGATCTGGCTGTCGCTCGACAACCTCAAGCCGCGCTATGCCCGGCACTTCGAACTGCTGGCAGCCCATGGCGAAGCGGTCGCGGCGTAA
- a CDS encoding putative phage repressor, giving the protein MKIGERVKAAREARGITRKALADGIGMPYSTLADLENGYSEKSEWLPQIANFLSLNAYELVTGQRSVSAAAIVSDHTAEYSRYIVNVQAANVPRPSREVPSVGKVKGGQNGYFEEYQYPTGHGEGVIDYPTTDSNAYALRVVGDSMAPRYRAGEFIIVEPNIEAQPGTDVVVIGKDGQRMLKVLAWRTDTSISLLSINNGHPPMTLDLTEIDQIHAVAGSVPSRALRPFKKGEST; this is encoded by the coding sequence ATGAAAATTGGCGAACGAGTAAAGGCGGCGCGAGAGGCGCGCGGAATCACCAGAAAGGCGCTCGCGGATGGCATTGGGATGCCCTACTCAACGCTTGCGGACCTTGAAAACGGCTATTCGGAGAAATCGGAATGGCTGCCGCAGATCGCGAACTTCCTTTCCCTGAATGCCTACGAATTGGTCACGGGGCAACGAAGTGTCAGCGCCGCGGCAATCGTGTCTGACCACACTGCTGAGTACAGTCGATACATCGTTAACGTCCAGGCAGCCAATGTTCCGAGGCCGTCCCGCGAGGTTCCCTCTGTCGGAAAGGTTAAGGGGGGGCAAAACGGCTATTTCGAGGAGTATCAGTACCCAACAGGGCATGGGGAGGGGGTTATTGACTACCCGACGACCGATTCCAACGCCTACGCCCTGCGCGTGGTGGGCGACTCAATGGCGCCCCGCTACCGCGCGGGGGAGTTCATCATTGTTGAGCCGAACATCGAAGCGCAGCCCGGAACGGATGTTGTGGTGATCGGCAAGGACGGCCAAAGGATGCTCAAGGTGTTGGCGTGGAGAACCGATACCTCGATTTCCCTACTGTCGATCAACAACGGCCACCCGCCGATGACTCTGGACCTAACCGAAATCGACCAAATCCACGCAGTGGCAGGCAGCGTTCCTTCTCGCGCCCTTCGTCCATTCAAAAAGGGGGAATCGACATGA
- a CDS encoding maltose operon periplasmic, whose product MTTRKVGIADYWEMKARAFKIAFDRKAFARIALLLTIAGCANVHYEQGKTSLNDKELVFGKIVLVRDGEIGTISTFGTPVNIAPLESTKEPLLITEPLEKDGRFYWVLKPGLQLLNIVLHEPTDDIVSLAFDVPNKPGAYYFGDLIMRGEKHFSALGAANVRHVSIRISDNFQEERAELLTRNSGLTMDMIGRLQVSDVSKAKARAAFFRTVLDTAPVCCSRMSEFTFENLAPGKSTSAEIARGQGSFDFATGKSYFRAFKLPAYSAPYAISLHSKVMPSGIPHRFRVFVPAAVLLDSNFHIIETIDPKGLRPIPASIMPPRAAALEQTIAISAANARAKYMVLYTTDNLLERPRLTSVPGVFLIPGGALPSGVPQLTEMEPWPTGNIEISLDAGTS is encoded by the coding sequence ATGACGACGCGGAAAGTCGGCATTGCGGATTATTGGGAGATGAAGGCTCGCGCGTTCAAGATCGCGTTCGACCGGAAGGCCTTTGCGCGCATCGCATTACTGCTGACCATTGCAGGATGTGCGAACGTCCATTACGAACAAGGCAAGACCAGCCTTAATGACAAAGAACTGGTATTCGGCAAGATCGTCCTGGTGCGCGACGGCGAAATCGGCACCATCAGCACATTTGGCACCCCGGTCAACATCGCCCCGCTGGAATCCACCAAAGAGCCCTTGCTCATAACAGAACCCTTGGAAAAGGACGGCCGTTTTTACTGGGTCCTGAAACCCGGCCTGCAGCTCCTCAACATCGTGCTGCATGAACCCACTGATGACATCGTTTCGCTCGCCTTCGACGTACCCAACAAGCCCGGCGCATATTATTTTGGTGATCTGATCATGCGCGGCGAGAAGCATTTCAGCGCCCTGGGAGCAGCAAATGTCCGTCATGTCTCGATCCGTATTTCCGACAATTTCCAGGAAGAAAGGGCCGAATTACTCACGCGCAACTCCGGCCTGACGATGGATATGATCGGAAGACTTCAGGTTTCCGACGTGAGCAAGGCAAAGGCGCGCGCCGCGTTTTTCCGTACGGTGCTGGATACGGCGCCGGTCTGTTGCAGCCGGATGTCGGAGTTTACGTTTGAAAATCTGGCACCCGGCAAATCAACGTCCGCGGAAATCGCACGCGGCCAGGGAAGCTTCGACTTCGCGACCGGGAAAAGCTACTTCCGTGCGTTCAAATTGCCCGCATATTCGGCACCCTACGCAATCAGCCTGCATAGCAAGGTGATGCCCAGTGGTATTCCCCACCGGTTTCGCGTATTTGTCCCGGCCGCAGTACTGTTGGACAGCAACTTCCACATCATCGAAACGATCGACCCCAAAGGGTTGCGCCCGATTCCGGCTTCCATCATGCCGCCGCGAGCTGCTGCGCTTGAGCAGACCATTGCCATCTCTGCAGCCAACGCTCGGGCGAAATACATGGTCCTTTACACTACGGACAACCTGCTGGAGCGTCCGCGCCTGACTTCGGTGCCAGGTGTATTCCTGATCCCGGGCGGCGCACTACCTTCCGGCGTACCACAACTGACAGAGATGGAACCCTGGCCTACGGGGAATATAGAAATTTCGCTCGACGCCGGAACCTCATAG
- a CDS encoding glycosyltransferase: MLIGSARNIVLRGGDGDAPRARVEVALVVAVPRFEYDASGLRRAFGTTELRFEGSPEGLRDLAADFVRFADEAEKFLASCGGEKTQAPAPGAAG, encoded by the coding sequence ATGCTTATCGGTAGCGCCCGCAACATCGTGCTCCGCGGCGGCGACGGGGATGCCCCGCGCGCTCGCGTCGAGGTCGCCCTGGTCGTGGCCGTGCCGCGATTCGAATACGACGCATCCGGACTGCGCCGCGCGTTCGGAACCACCGAACTGCGGTTTGAAGGCAGCCCGGAGGGCTTGCGGGATCTCGCGGCGGATTTCGTCCGGTTCGCCGACGAAGCCGAGAAATTCCTTGCATCGTGCGGCGGGGAGAAGACGCAAGCGCCCGCGCCTGGCGCCGCCGGATGA
- a CDS encoding phage integrase site specific recombinase, producing the protein MPIYRRNKSSPWYCDIRLSGRRRIRQSTGTTDRKKAQEYHDRLKTQIWEQERLGAKPRYTWREAVVRYVREASAESKASLGNDQHALRWLDPYLGDKYLDEIDKAMVDNIIAERQKPYTVEYKTGQKRECVPGVDTVNRFLTTFRAVLNKARDEWEWVDRVPKVKALKGAKSRIRWISRDEADRLIAELPKHLAIMAEFALQTGLRRANVTNLQWSQVDLARKTAWVLSEDTKNRKSLAVPLTDKAVAILQAQKAEQDRAQETVEDETGRKRSLPWVFAKAGRPVHQTSTRAWREALQRAGIEDFCWHDLRHTWASWHVQNGTPLHVLQELGGWSSLKMVQRYAHLSGEHLRAWVERPALQLVVDNTDVRTGTNG; encoded by the coding sequence ATGCCCATCTATCGACGCAACAAGTCGTCGCCCTGGTATTGCGACATCAGACTTTCAGGCAGACGACGAATACGCCAGAGCACTGGGACTACAGACAGAAAAAAAGCCCAGGAGTACCACGACCGGCTCAAAACGCAGATTTGGGAACAAGAACGGCTAGGAGCGAAGCCCAGATACACTTGGCGCGAAGCCGTCGTCCGTTACGTTCGCGAAGCGAGCGCCGAGAGCAAGGCGTCACTCGGAAACGACCAGCATGCGCTTCGCTGGCTTGACCCGTATCTCGGCGATAAATACCTCGACGAGATCGACAAGGCGATGGTGGACAACATCATCGCCGAACGGCAAAAGCCATACACCGTCGAGTACAAGACGGGACAGAAGCGTGAGTGCGTTCCGGGTGTCGATACGGTCAACCGGTTTCTAACGACGTTTCGCGCCGTGCTCAACAAGGCGCGCGACGAGTGGGAATGGGTTGACCGCGTACCGAAGGTCAAGGCACTCAAGGGCGCAAAAAGTCGCATTCGCTGGATTTCGCGCGACGAGGCCGATCGCCTCATCGCCGAACTCCCGAAACACCTGGCCATCATGGCGGAATTCGCCTTGCAGACCGGGCTTCGGCGCGCGAACGTGACAAATCTGCAGTGGTCTCAAGTGGATTTGGCGCGCAAGACCGCCTGGGTGCTTTCCGAAGACACCAAGAACCGCAAATCGCTGGCGGTGCCGCTCACCGACAAGGCAGTGGCGATCCTCCAGGCGCAAAAAGCGGAGCAGGACAGAGCCCAGGAGACAGTGGAAGACGAGACCGGGCGCAAGCGATCCTTGCCCTGGGTCTTCGCCAAGGCCGGAAGGCCCGTCCACCAGACGAGCACGCGAGCCTGGCGGGAAGCATTACAACGCGCGGGAATCGAGGACTTCTGCTGGCACGACCTGCGGCATACGTGGGCGAGCTGGCATGTGCAGAACGGAACACCGCTGCACGTCCTCCAAGAGTTAGGCGGGTGGTCCTCGCTCAAGATGGTGCAGCGGTACGCACACCTGAGCGGTGAGCATCTGCGGGCGTGGGTGGAGCGGCCGGCCTTGCAGTTGGTGGTCGACAACACCGACGTCCGTACGGGCACAAACGGCTGA
- a CDS encoding corticosteroid-binding protein, translating into MEKAMVLQLTENSMQWIQAAIADAEHVRIVAHEAPPVQDRGAIVPVWYLVGEMRRAGHHPHQSQIHGADGSPLVFDTRTAAEQHVAQLQSAVARRTDMVVG; encoded by the coding sequence ATGGAGAAGGCGATGGTGTTGCAGCTCACCGAAAACTCGATGCAGTGGATCCAAGCGGCGATCGCGGACGCGGAGCATGTCCGGATCGTCGCGCATGAGGCTCCGCCGGTGCAGGACCGCGGGGCGATCGTTCCCGTCTGGTATCTGGTCGGTGAGATGCGCAGGGCCGGCCATCATCCCCACCAGTCGCAGATTCACGGCGCCGACGGCTCGCCGCTCGTGTTCGACACCCGGACTGCAGCGGAGCAACACGTTGCGCAGCTCCAGTCCGCGGTTGCGCGTCGGACCGACATGGTGGTCGGATGA
- a CDS encoding merR family transcriptional regulator: MIGESHRVDAYPPMEFDELDRSIAARSLAAPMLEIADGRDRKADRLSYLSQGKAGGLNFHDYG, encoded by the coding sequence GTGATCGGCGAGAGTCACCGAGTGGATGCATATCCTCCGATGGAGTTCGACGAGCTTGATCGCAGCATTGCCGCTCGGAGCCTTGCTGCGCCCATGCTTGAGATCGCTGACGGACGAGACCGTAAGGCCGATCGCCTTTCCTATCTCAGTCAAGGAAAAGCCGGTGGCCTCAACTTCCATGATTACGGTTGA
- a CDS encoding single-strand binding protein: MPSLNRVQLLGHLGRDPELRYTADGAAVATISIATSRSWKDKDGERHEDTEWTRAVLFGRLAEVAGDYLRKGKQCFIEGHLRTRKWQDKETGQDRYTTEVVAENLILLGSRADSGDHEAAAPQAPAGGVAELDDDIPF; this comes from the coding sequence ATGCCATCCCTGAACCGCGTTCAACTTCTTGGCCACCTCGGTCGCGATCCCGAGCTGCGCTACACCGCGGACGGCGCCGCCGTCGCGACAATCTCGATCGCCACGTCGCGCTCCTGGAAGGACAAGGACGGCGAGCGCCACGAGGACACTGAGTGGACGCGCGCGGTGCTCTTCGGTCGCCTGGCCGAGGTCGCGGGTGACTACCTGCGCAAGGGCAAGCAGTGCTTCATCGAGGGCCACCTGCGCACCCGCAAATGGCAGGACAAGGAAACCGGCCAGGACCGGTACACAACCGAAGTCGTCGCCGAAAACCTGATTCTGCTCGGATCCCGGGCGGATTCCGGTGACCACGAAGCCGCAGCGCCGCAGGCGCCGGCGGGCGGGGTGGCCGAACTGGACGACGACATCCCGTTCTGA
- a CDS encoding phage transcriptional regulator, AlpA: protein MTEKILVTALEGAHMLSMGRSTFWRAVSEGLLPQPVRIGGLTRWRVVDLIRAVDPASPPEPRQSPGARAA from the coding sequence ATGACCGAAAAAATCCTGGTGACTGCCCTGGAAGGGGCGCACATGCTCTCCATGGGCCGCTCCACATTCTGGCGAGCCGTCAGCGAGGGGCTGTTGCCGCAGCCCGTGCGCATCGGTGGCCTCACCCGCTGGCGGGTGGTCGATCTGATTCGCGCTGTCGATCCAGCCAGTCCGCCCGAACCGCGTCAGTCTCCCGGTGCGCGAGCGGCATAA